The DNA window TAAACAAGATCAACACATGATAAATTGTTTCCCAAGCAGGATTTCCAATTTCCAAACctaatgtgaactcctggatgaAGCGAGGGGAGGAGCTGCACATCCCGAATCTCCAAGGCTATGAGGAAGAGGCGATCATCAGCGACACCCACACAGGTGAGGAATCAGCTAAACTGACTCAGAAACCAATTACTGTATCCTCATAGCAGATGTCACTTAGACTTGATGAAAATGCCCATCTGACCCTTCAGCCTGTCTTCATCTCCAGTGAGAGGATGTGGAGGAAGGATGGATTCTCTCTTCTGGGGAGGGGTTGTGAGGAAGGAGGATGAACTCAGCTCATGATATTTCAACTTCCCTAGCTATTATATGGGtgtgttttccccttttcctgttcccctttcagagttttcctttccccccagcacagagaatgactcctgtctggattATCTCTCTATCCCACAGGGGATGGGACGGTGAGTGAGAACAGCGAGAAGAGTCTTCAGCAGGAAGGTCCTGAGCAAATGGCACCACATGGGATGTTATGGGGAAGATCTGAAGGGAATGTTTCCCAGAATCCTGAGCAGAGAGAAACTTGTGAGAGTCAGCACAGGCCAGATAGGCAGCAGGGAAGCCATCCAGGAGAGGGACATGGTAAATCCACCCACAGGAGCAGAGTGgtcaaaagaaacaaagaaactgaTCAACAGAGAATACACGATCAAGAGGGAGCCTACACTTGcagtgactgtgggaaaagcttccaaTGGAGACCAGTCCTTATCTCACACCATAGAATCAACACAGGCAAGAAACCCTTCAACTGCTGTGATTGTGGGAAGAACTTCAATGAGAACTCAAATCTTATTATCCATCAGGGAATACATACAACTGAGAATCTGTAACTGCCCtgactgcgggaaaagcttccCTTGGTGCTTAAGTCTTattgaacatcagagaatccacacaggagagaagcccttcaGCTGctgtgactgtgggaaaagcttcaatcggtGCTCAAATCTTAACATTCATCAtggaatccacacaggagaaaaactCTTTAACTACTCTGACTGCAGGAAATGCTTCAGGGAAAGCTCACACCTTgtcacacatcagagaattcaTACAGGAAAGAAACCCTGTAAGTGCTCTaactgcgggaaaagcttcagtcagagctcaGACCTTATTAAACATACAAGAAAGAGACCCTATAACTGCTCTGATTGCGGAAAAAGCTTCCATCGGCGCTCAAGGCTTATtgatcatcagagaatccacacaggagagaagcccttcaACTGCTCTGACTGCAGGAAAAGATTCAGTCAGAGTTCAtaccttattaaacatcagatACTACAAACGAGAAACACCCTATAACTGCCCTGAATGCAGGAAAAGCTTCTGTCAGAGCTCAGACCTTGTTAGAcataggagaatccacacaggagagaaacccttcAACTGCTCTGATTGCAGGAAAAGCTTCAGGGAATGCTCAAACCTTAATGCacatcagagaattcacacaggagagaaaccctataactGCTCTGACTGCGGGAAAAGTTCGGTCAGAGTTCAtacctgtgacgaagtgggactgttcttaatgtttcctctgaatagtgtgggggtgccccagtttcccctaggcagctcttaagtatctaggtggtgggataagggtgtatgatcattgcagagccctagagagcacgtgtgtgcaggggtctggacacagagaatggccgacaccctgtttcctggcaactgatggcctgggccctttcccccctgcaaggtgagagctaaagggttggagaacaaaggaatcaggtgacctcatggcccgggaaagggacaaagcccaagggaggaggggctggagggagtttcagttttggggctggctggagacatggagtgaagggcagacgtggttgtctggctcacagccccccaaaatggacccagctgaggggtccggttctctgcacctacaagctctgtgttagaccatgttcctgttgtctaataaaccttctgttttactggctggctgagagtcacgtctgactgcgaagttggggtgcaggaccctctgccttccccaggagccccacctgagtggacttgctgtgggaagcgcacggagaggcagaggatgctgaatgccccgaggtcagaccaaggaaggtggaagctgtgtgagcttcgtgtcctgaagacaggctgttCACAGAAAGgcaactgccccagagtcctgactggcttcatagggagcagttccggagcatcgcccagggactccgtgacaataccttattaaacatcagatACTACATGcaagagagagaccctataattgctctgactgtgggaaaagcttccctCGGCACTCAAATCTTCACAATCATcatagaatccacacaggagagaaactcTTTAACTGCTCTgactgcgggaagagcttcagggATCGCTC is part of the Eretmochelys imbricata isolate rEreImb1 chromosome 14, rEreImb1.hap1, whole genome shotgun sequence genome and encodes:
- the LOC144273993 gene encoding LOW QUALITY PROTEIN: uncharacterized protein LOC144273993 (The sequence of the model RefSeq protein was modified relative to this genomic sequence to represent the inferred CDS: inserted 2 bases in 1 codon), producing the protein MDQLRFPISKPNVNSWMKRGEELHIPNLQGYEEEAIISDTHTGDGTVSENSEKSLQQEGPEQMAPHGMLWGRSEGNVSQNPEQRETCESQHRPDRQQGSHPGEGHGKSTHRSRVVKRNKETDQQRIHDQEGAYTCSDCGKSFQWRPVLISHHRINTGKKPFNCCDCGKNFNENSNLIIHQRIHTGEKPFSCCDCGKSFNRCSNLNIHHGIHTGEKLFNYSDCRKCFRESSHLVTHQRIHTGKKPCKCSNCGKSFSQSSDLIKHTRKRPYNCSDCGKSFHRRSRLIDHQRIHTGEKPFNCSDCRKRFSQSSYLIKHQILQXRETPYNCPECRKSFCQSSDLVRHRRIHTGEKPFNCSDCRKSFRECSNLNAHQRIHTGEKPYNCSDCGKSSILHARERPYNCSDCGKSFPRHSNLHNHHRIHTGEKLFNCSDCGKSFRDRSYLIAHQRIHTGQKRYNCPDCRKSFNQSLHILSDQRT